The Elgaria multicarinata webbii isolate HBS135686 ecotype San Diego chromosome 1, rElgMul1.1.pri, whole genome shotgun sequence genome has a window encoding:
- the YOD1 gene encoding ubiquitin thioesterase OTU1, with the protein MLRLRCKARSGSYPLPGLTAHSRLRELQADIAALTGVSVQAQRLLLGFPPRGIDLSDGEQRLGELGIHSGDTLIVEEDAAKPKTESPIVTKRTVPNSFRESLPVLARKVVPADNSCLFTSIYYVVEGGVYDPGCAPEMRNLIAQIVASDPESYSEAVLGKTNQEYCEWIRRDDTWGGAIEVSILSKFYQCEICVVDTQTVRIDRFGEDAGYAKRVLLIYDGIHYDPLERKIPNSDIPPQTIFSTSDDVVLAQALELADEARRKRQFTDVNRFTLRCMVCQKGLTGQVEAREHAKETGHTNFGEV; encoded by the exons ATGCTGCGGCTCCGCTGTAAAGCTCGGAGCGGCTCCTACCCGCTGCCTGGGCTCACGGCACATTCCCGCCTGCGTGAGCTCCAGGCTGACATCGCTGCCCTCACCGGGGTCTCCGTCCAGGCCCAGCGCCTGCTGCTCGGCTTCCCCCCGCGCGGCATCGACCTCAGCGACGGCGAACAGCGCCTCGGAGAGCTGGGCATTCACTCAG GTGATACTCTAATAGTTGAAGAAGATGCAGCCAAGCCCAAGACTGAGTCACCTATAGTTACAAAACGGACTGTTCCTAATTCATTCAGGGAATCTCTCCCTGTGCTTGCCCGGAAGGTTGTTCCAGCAGATAACTCGTGTCTGTTTACCAGCATATACTATGTGGTAGAAGGTGGGGTTTATGACCCAGGATGTGCCCCAGAGATGAGAAATCTCATTGCACAAATTGTAGCAAGTGATCCAGAATCCTATAGTGAGGCAGTACTAGGGAAAACTAACCAGGAATACTGTGAATGGATCAGAAGAGATGATACATGGGGAGGTGCAATTGAGGTTTCCATCTTGTCTAAATTCTATCAATGTGAAATTTGTGTAGTAGATACTCAGACGGTCAGAATTGATCGTTTTGGGGAAGATGCTGGCTATGCTAAACGGGTGCTTTTAATCTATGATGGCATTCACTATGATCCACTTGAGCGTAAAATCCCCAACTCAGACATTCCACCCCAGACAATTTTTTCAACATCTGATGACGTTGTCCTTGCGCAGGCTTTGGAGTTAGCAGATGAAGCCAGAAGAAAGAGACAGTTTACTGATGTAAACCGGTTTACATTGAGATGTATGGTGTGTCAGAAAGGATTAACAGGGCAAGTGGAAGCCAGAGAACATGCCAAGGAGACGGGACACAccaattttggagaagtgtga